A region from the Biomphalaria glabrata chromosome 14, xgBioGlab47.1, whole genome shotgun sequence genome encodes:
- the LOC129922724 gene encoding homeobox-like protein HDP1, whose product MNDLSLVLYLEDLNDLNLVLYLEGLNGLNLVLYLEDLNDLNLVLYLEGLNGLNLVLYLEDLNDLNLVLYLEGLNGLILVLYLEDLNDLNLVLYLANLNDLNLVLYLEDLNDLNLVLYLEGLNDLILVLFVGGLNDLNLVLYLEGLNGLILVLYLEDLNDLNLVLYLANLNDLNLVLYLEDLNDLNLVLYLEGLNDLILVLFVGGLNDLNLVLYL is encoded by the coding sequence ATGAATGATCTAAGCCTGGTTTTATACCTAGAAGATTTGAATGACCTAAACCTGGTTTTATACCTGGAAGGTTTGAATGGCCTAAACCTGGTTTTATACCTAGAAGATTTGAATGACCTAAACCTGGTTTTATACCTGGAAGGTTTGAATGGCCTAAACCTGGTTTTATACCTAGAAGATTTGAATGACCTAAACCTGGTTTTATACCTGGAAGGTTTGAATGGCCTAATCCTGGTTTTATACCTAGAAGATTTGAATGACCTAAACCTGGTTTTATACTTGGCAAATTTGAATGACCTAAACCTGGTTTTATACCTAGAAGATTTGAATGACCTAAACCTGGTTTTATACCTGGAAGGTTTGAATGACCTAATCCTGGTTTTATTCGTGGGAGGTTTGAATGACCTAAACCTGGTTTTATACCTGGAAGGTTTGAATGGCCTAATCCTGGTTTTATACCTAGAAGATTTGAATGACCTAAACCTGGTTTTATACTTGGCAAATTTGAATGACCTAAACCTGGTTTTATACCTAGAAGATTTGAATGACCTAAACCTGGTTTTATACCTGGAAGGTTTGAATGACCTAATCCTGGTTTTATTCGTGGGAGGTTTGAATGACCTAAACCTGGTTTTATACTTGTGA